The Flavobacterium commune genome contains a region encoding:
- a CDS encoding sugar phosphate nucleotidyltransferase — MKIIVPMAGRGSRLRPHTLTIPKPLIPVAGKPIVHRLVEDIAGVLNQDIEEVAFIIHESFGEKVEQDLIAIAEKLGARGTIYYQNEALGTGHAIMCAKESLSGPAVIAYADTLIRADFELDPAADAVIWVKQIENPEAFGVVKLNDKNEIIELVEKPKEFVSDLAVIGIYYFKDIAVLKQELQNVLDNNIQNGGEYQINDGIKNMMANGKVFKTGEVSAWMDCGNKNVTVETNSRMLAFLAEDKESLVSPKVKIENSTIIEPCFIGDDVVLINATVGPNVSLGNGCHVVDSSIKNSLVQTHAHIKNANLDNAMIGNHASFDGNFTSISIGDYSVLE; from the coding sequence ATGAAAATAATCGTCCCAATGGCTGGTAGAGGTTCTCGCCTACGCCCACATACATTAACCATTCCTAAACCTTTAATTCCAGTTGCCGGAAAACCTATCGTTCATAGATTAGTAGAAGATATTGCCGGTGTTTTGAATCAGGATATTGAAGAAGTTGCTTTTATTATTCACGAAAGTTTTGGCGAAAAAGTAGAGCAGGATTTAATTGCTATTGCCGAAAAACTAGGTGCAAGAGGAACTATTTATTATCAAAATGAAGCTTTGGGAACAGGTCATGCGATTATGTGTGCCAAGGAATCACTTTCTGGTCCGGCGGTAATTGCTTATGCCGATACTTTGATTAGAGCTGATTTTGAATTGGATCCTGCTGCTGATGCGGTGATTTGGGTAAAACAAATTGAAAATCCGGAAGCTTTTGGTGTAGTTAAACTAAACGATAAAAATGAAATCATCGAATTGGTAGAAAAACCAAAGGAATTTGTGAGTGATTTGGCTGTTATTGGAATTTATTATTTCAAAGATATTGCTGTTTTAAAACAAGAATTGCAAAATGTTTTAGACAATAACATCCAAAATGGTGGCGAATACCAAATTAACGATGGTATCAAAAACATGATGGCCAACGGAAAAGTATTTAAAACAGGTGAAGTAAGTGCCTGGATGGATTGCGGAAACAAAAATGTAACTGTTGAAACCAATTCGAGGATGCTTGCTTTCTTAGCAGAAGATAAAGAAAGTTTGGTTTCGCCAAAAGTAAAAATTGAAAATTCGACTATTATTGAGCCTTGTTTTATAGGTGATGATGTGGTTTTAATTAATGCTACTGTTGGTCCAAATGTTTCCCTTGGAAACGGATGCCATGTAGTGGATAGCAGCATCAAAAACAGTTTGGTACAAACTCATGCGCATATTAAAAATGCTAATTTAGACAACGCCATGATAGGAAATCACGCTAGTTTTGATGGTAATTTTACAAGTATAAGTATTGGGGATTATTCGGTTTTAGAATAA
- the atpA gene encoding F0F1 ATP synthase subunit alpha, translated as MAEIKPAEISAILRKQVEGFESGATLEEVGTVLQVGDGIARIYGLSNVQYGELVEFENGLEAIVLNLEEDNVGVVLLGPSTGIKEGSTAKRTQRIASLKVGEQMVGRVVNTLGFPIDGKGPIGGDLYEMPLERKAPGVVFRQPVTEPLQTGVKAVDAMIPVGRGQRELVIGDRQTGKSTVCIDTILNQKEFYDAGKPVFCIYVAIGQKASTVAGIAKMLEEKGAMAYTVIVAANASDPAPMQVYAPFAGAAIGEYFRDSGRPALIVYDDLSKQAVAYREVSLLLRRPPGREAYPGDVFYLHSRLLERACKVIADDGIAKNMNDLPDSIKGIVKGGGSLTALPIIETQAGDVSAYIPTNVISITDGQIFLDGDLFNSGVRPAINVGISVSRVGGNAQIKSMKKVSGTLKLDQAQFRELEAFAKFGSDLDAVTLNVIEKGKRNVEILKQGLNDPYTVEDQVAIIYAGSKNLLRNVPVNKVKEFEKDFLEFLNAKHRPTLDALKAGKLTDEITDVIETVAKEVSAKYN; from the coding sequence ATGGCGGAAATCAAACCTGCTGAAATTTCAGCAATATTAAGAAAGCAAGTAGAAGGTTTTGAATCTGGCGCTACGCTAGAGGAGGTAGGAACGGTACTTCAAGTTGGAGATGGTATTGCTCGTATTTACGGGCTTTCGAATGTACAATATGGAGAGTTAGTAGAATTTGAAAATGGTCTTGAGGCTATTGTATTGAATCTTGAAGAAGATAACGTAGGTGTGGTACTTTTAGGACCATCTACAGGAATCAAAGAAGGTTCTACTGCTAAAAGAACTCAACGTATTGCTTCTCTTAAAGTAGGAGAACAAATGGTAGGACGTGTAGTAAACACTCTTGGTTTTCCAATTGATGGAAAAGGACCAATCGGTGGGGACTTATACGAAATGCCTTTGGAAAGAAAAGCTCCTGGAGTAGTTTTCCGTCAACCAGTTACTGAACCATTACAAACAGGTGTAAAAGCGGTTGATGCTATGATCCCGGTTGGTAGAGGTCAACGTGAGTTGGTTATTGGTGACCGTCAAACAGGTAAATCAACTGTTTGTATTGACACTATCTTAAATCAAAAAGAATTTTATGATGCTGGTAAACCAGTATTCTGTATCTATGTTGCAATTGGACAAAAAGCGTCAACTGTAGCAGGAATTGCAAAAATGTTAGAAGAAAAAGGAGCAATGGCTTATACAGTTATCGTTGCTGCTAATGCTTCTGACCCAGCTCCAATGCAAGTTTACGCTCCATTCGCTGGTGCTGCTATTGGAGAATATTTTAGAGATTCTGGTCGTCCGGCTTTAATTGTTTATGATGATTTATCTAAACAAGCTGTGGCTTACCGTGAAGTTTCTCTTTTATTAAGAAGACCACCGGGACGTGAGGCATATCCTGGAGACGTTTTCTACTTACACTCTCGTTTATTAGAAAGAGCTTGTAAAGTTATCGCTGATGACGGAATTGCTAAAAACATGAATGATTTACCGGATTCTATCAAAGGAATCGTTAAAGGTGGTGGTTCATTAACAGCTTTACCAATTATCGAAACTCAGGCTGGTGACGTTTCTGCCTATATCCCAACAAACGTAATCTCGATTACTGATGGTCAGATTTTCCTTGATGGAGATTTGTTTAACTCAGGGGTTCGTCCGGCAATTAACGTTGGTATTTCTGTATCTCGTGTTGGAGGTAATGCTCAAATTAAATCAATGAAAAAAGTATCAGGTACTTTAAAATTAGATCAGGCTCAATTCCGTGAATTAGAAGCTTTCGCTAAATTTGGTTCTGACCTTGATGCTGTTACTTTAAACGTAATTGAAAAAGGAAAAAGAAACGTTGAAATCTTGAAACAAGGTTTGAATGATCCTTATACTGTTGAAGACCAGGTAGCTATTATCTATGCAGGTTCTAAAAACTTATTAAGAAATGTTCCTGTAAATAAAGTAAAAGAATTTGAGAAAGATTTCTTAGAATTCTTAAACGCTAAGCACAGACCAACTCTTGATGCTTTAAAAGCAGGTAAGTTGACAGACGAAATTACTGATGTAATCGAGACTGTAGCGAAAGAAGTTTCAGCAAAATATAATTAA
- a CDS encoding lipopolysaccharide biosynthesis protein, with the protein MGLYKNLFKQTAIYGLATVLPRMFSFLLVPLYTDLLPKAEYGKVTIIFAWMIFFNVILAYGMETAFFRFYNKEEDKKIVVETSMVSIFWTTIVFLFVALLFRTTLADWSGIDSQYITYTIWILTLDALVIIPFSKLRAFQRPMMYAIIKIGNVLVNLLLSILFLIYLPKMAELNPTGLISSFYIENFQVGYIFLANIIASLLTFVVLSPDYVFLKWKFNFSLWKKMMVYGLPILVAGIAFAINEQFDKILLDRLLPRNIAEDEVGVYSACYKLGLFMVLYRTAYTLGIEPFFFSHAKDENAPQTYAMVTKYFVIFGSFIMLSVIVFADLFKFIMIRDESYWVAMKVVPLIILANFCLGIYTNLSVWYKLIDKTYIGAYISIVGAIITLVLNFLLIPSMSYTGSAIATLAAYGSMMLISYYLGNKYYPIPYDFNKIGGYLGLSVIFSVVSFYGFRENYFVGIALLLLFLYFIYHNEKETLMSIMNRKSNQKK; encoded by the coding sequence TTGGGTTTATATAAAAATCTTTTCAAACAAACAGCCATTTACGGACTAGCTACAGTTTTGCCTAGAATGTTTAGTTTTCTGCTGGTGCCACTTTATACCGATTTGCTTCCCAAAGCAGAGTACGGAAAAGTGACTATTATATTTGCCTGGATGATTTTTTTTAATGTGATTCTGGCTTACGGAATGGAAACGGCTTTTTTTAGATTCTACAATAAAGAAGAAGATAAAAAAATAGTGGTCGAAACTTCAATGGTTTCTATTTTTTGGACTACCATAGTGTTTTTATTTGTTGCACTTTTATTCCGAACTACCTTAGCCGATTGGTCCGGAATCGATTCCCAATACATTACCTATACCATTTGGATTTTGACATTGGATGCTCTGGTTATTATTCCTTTTTCAAAACTACGAGCTTTTCAAAGACCGATGATGTATGCCATTATCAAAATTGGAAATGTGTTAGTGAATTTATTATTGAGCATTTTGTTTTTGATTTATTTACCTAAAATGGCAGAATTAAATCCTACGGGTTTAATCAGTTCGTTTTATATAGAAAATTTTCAGGTAGGCTATATCTTTTTGGCAAATATAATTGCCAGTTTATTGACTTTTGTGGTTTTGTCTCCTGATTATGTTTTTCTAAAATGGAAGTTCAATTTTAGTTTGTGGAAAAAAATGATGGTTTATGGGTTACCCATTTTGGTTGCCGGAATTGCTTTTGCCATCAACGAACAATTTGACAAAATTCTTTTAGACCGATTATTACCCCGCAATATTGCTGAAGATGAAGTAGGAGTTTATTCGGCTTGTTATAAGTTAGGTTTGTTCATGGTTTTGTATCGAACGGCTTATACACTTGGTATTGAACCTTTCTTTTTTAGTCATGCTAAAGACGAAAACGCACCACAAACTTATGCAATGGTAACCAAATATTTTGTCATATTCGGTTCGTTTATTATGTTAAGTGTGATTGTTTTTGCCGATTTATTCAAGTTTATAATGATTCGTGACGAATCCTATTGGGTAGCAATGAAGGTGGTGCCGTTGATTATTCTGGCTAATTTTTGTTTGGGAATTTACACGAACCTTTCAGTTTGGTACAAATTGATTGATAAGACTTATATTGGTGCTTATATTTCTATTGTGGGAGCTATCATTACTTTGGTTCTGAATTTCCTGTTAATTCCGTCCATGAGTTATACCGGTTCAGCTATTGCAACATTGGCTGCCTATGGAAGTATGATGTTGATTTCGTATTATCTTGGAAATAAATATTATCCTATTCCTTATGATTTTAACAAAATAGGAGGCTATCTTGGTTTGTCTGTAATTTTCTCAGTAGTTTCATTTTATGGTTTCAGAGAAAATTATTTTGTTGGAATTGCGTTACTGCTTTTGTTTCTCTATTTCATTTACCACAATGAAAAAGAAACGTTGATGAGTATTATGAATCGAAAAAGTAATCAGAAAAAATAA
- a CDS encoding F0F1 ATP synthase subunit B has translation MEKLINQFEFGLFFWQVLIFVGLILLLKKFAWKPILDAVNEREEGIKNALESAENARKEMQNLQADNQRILNEARAERDAMLKEAREMKEKMIADAKGEAQAQGEKMIEQAKAAINSEKNAAMAELKLQVSTLSLSIAEKLLKDELSNTEAQTKLVEKMLGDVKLN, from the coding sequence ATGGAAAAGTTAATAAATCAGTTTGAGTTTGGTTTGTTTTTTTGGCAAGTATTAATATTTGTTGGATTAATATTATTATTGAAAAAATTCGCTTGGAAACCTATTCTTGATGCAGTTAATGAAAGAGAAGAAGGAATCAAAAACGCATTAGAATCTGCTGAAAATGCTAGAAAAGAAATGCAAAATTTGCAAGCTGACAATCAAAGAATTTTGAACGAGGCAAGAGCTGAGCGTGATGCTATGTTGAAAGAAGCTCGTGAGATGAAAGAGAAAATGATTGCTGATGCTAAAGGTGAAGCTCAGGCACAAGGTGAGAAAATGATTGAGCAGGCTAAAGCAGCAATTAACAGCGAAAAAAATGCAGCTATGGCTGAATTGAAATTGCAGGTTTCTACTTTGTCATTGAGTATCGCAGAGAAATTATTGAAAGACGAATTATCTAACACTGAAGCTCAAACTAAATTAGTTGAGAAAATGTTAGGTGACGTAAAGCTAAACTAA
- a CDS encoding tetratricopeptide repeat protein, translated as MKKVISLLIMLVLLCNSALLWGQTEPEEIKLEDNKFKEYFFEALKQKAIENHDKAITALERCLKLDSNNATIYHELGKNYLALKEYKNAYSSFEKANSIDPKNKWFLIGMYDVDYETKDYIDAIKVINKLIPFDPKFKEDLTSLYMNTAEFDKALLLINELNETVGKSERRENYKLQILSQGTYQDAEITNLINQINQYPKEESNYISLIYLYSKKDNLEKVLETVRKLEKEIPNSEWAQVSLFKDYLVNKESQKAIKAMNTVLASTKIDSKIKHRIFNEFLIYVNTNPQLETDLDKAIAYFDEDKNVNVAKEVGKYYHNKKQWDKAIKYYLMALKKTGEADVEISLLLIDVYSQLEQFDKIAPIANEMIELYPVQPQFYYFAGLAYNQLREFKKAKEILEMGMDYVVEDVSLEIGYNIQLGEAYNGLGDNNKKEFYFSKANELLKKQK; from the coding sequence ATGAAAAAGGTAATTTCTTTACTGATAATGTTGGTTTTGCTATGCAATTCGGCTTTGTTATGGGGGCAAACGGAACCTGAAGAAATTAAACTCGAAGACAATAAATTTAAAGAATATTTTTTTGAAGCTTTAAAGCAAAAGGCAATTGAAAATCACGATAAAGCCATAACCGCTTTAGAACGTTGCCTGAAATTGGATTCCAATAATGCCACGATTTACCACGAATTAGGCAAAAATTATCTGGCTTTAAAAGAGTATAAAAATGCCTATTCTTCATTCGAAAAAGCCAATTCGATAGACCCCAAAAACAAATGGTTTTTAATTGGTATGTATGATGTGGATTATGAAACCAAGGATTATATCGATGCAATTAAGGTAATTAACAAACTCATTCCGTTTGATCCCAAGTTCAAAGAAGATTTGACTTCCTTGTATATGAATACAGCTGAATTTGATAAAGCTTTATTACTTATCAATGAATTGAATGAAACTGTGGGCAAATCAGAAAGGAGAGAAAATTACAAGCTTCAGATTTTGTCCCAAGGAACTTATCAGGACGCTGAAATAACTAATTTGATAAATCAAATTAATCAATATCCTAAGGAAGAGTCTAATTATATTTCGTTGATTTATTTGTATTCCAAGAAAGATAATTTAGAAAAAGTACTCGAAACGGTTCGAAAGTTAGAAAAAGAAATTCCTAATTCTGAATGGGCTCAGGTGAGTTTATTTAAAGATTATTTAGTTAACAAAGAAAGTCAAAAAGCAATAAAAGCCATGAATACGGTGCTGGCAAGTACAAAAATAGACAGCAAAATAAAACATCGTATTTTTAATGAATTTTTAATTTATGTCAATACTAATCCGCAGTTAGAGACTGATTTAGATAAGGCAATTGCTTATTTTGATGAGGATAAAAATGTTAATGTTGCTAAGGAAGTTGGTAAATATTACCACAACAAAAAGCAATGGGATAAGGCAATAAAGTATTATCTCATGGCACTCAAAAAAACAGGAGAAGCCGACGTAGAAATTAGTTTGCTTTTGATAGATGTATATTCGCAATTGGAGCAATTTGATAAAATTGCTCCAATTGCTAACGAAATGATTGAATTGTATCCGGTTCAGCCTCAATTTTATTATTTTGCAGGATTAGCTTACAATCAGTTGCGAGAGTTTAAAAAAGCGAAGGAAATATTAGAAATGGGCATGGATTATGTAGTGGAAGATGTATCATTAGAAATAGGTTATAATATTCAGTTAGGAGAAGCCTATAATGGTTTAGGAGATAATAATAAAAAAGAGTTCTATTTTTCGAAAGCAAACGAACTATTAAAAAAGCAAAAATAA
- the atpE gene encoding ATP synthase F0 subunit C — protein sequence MEIPQIIGAGLIVIGAGLGIGKIGSSAMDAIARQPEASGKIQTAMLIAAALIEGIGFAALFAA from the coding sequence ATGGAAATTCCACAAATTATTGGAGCTGGATTAATCGTTATCGGAGCAGGTTTAGGTATTGGTAAAATTGGTAGTTCAGCAATGGACGCTATTGCTCGTCAACCAGAAGCTTCAGGAAAAATCCAAACAGCTATGCTTATCGCTGCTGCACTTATTGAAGGTATTGGTTTCGCAGCTTTATTCGCAGCTTAA
- a CDS encoding DUF4292 domain-containing protein: MKKYLAIVAIVFMVSCKPKAVVTSTTVTEPVDEMKATKIIDNHYSNKSDFSTLYIKANARYADDKQAQNVTAEIKIKKDQQILVSIRFIGITMAKASITPTSVSYYEKIKGTYFDGDFSALSQWLGTDLDYNKIQNMLTGEALDDLNKGKYTKILLDNLYRLDDSNNGNTKKSYYFNPTDFSVNKQEVVQEAENRSIQIAYPERVAHKEANLPSSVEIKTAQPKGKSEINLNYNSVSFNEELSFPYSIPDGYKRIIIK; encoded by the coding sequence ATGAAGAAGTATTTAGCAATAGTAGCAATTGTTTTTATGGTTTCCTGTAAACCAAAAGCAGTTGTAACATCAACAACAGTTACCGAACCGGTTGACGAGATGAAGGCAACTAAAATAATTGACAATCATTACAGCAATAAAAGTGATTTTTCTACATTATATATCAAAGCCAATGCCCGTTATGCCGATGATAAACAAGCCCAAAATGTAACTGCAGAAATTAAAATTAAGAAAGACCAGCAAATTTTAGTAAGCATTCGTTTTATAGGTATTACCATGGCAAAAGCTTCGATAACACCTACATCGGTGAGTTATTACGAAAAAATTAAAGGCACTTATTTTGATGGCGATTTCAGTGCATTAAGTCAGTGGTTAGGAACCGATTTGGATTACAATAAAATTCAAAACATGTTAACAGGAGAGGCTTTGGACGATTTGAACAAAGGAAAATACACTAAAATTCTGTTAGACAATCTCTATCGATTAGACGATTCGAATAATGGAAATACTAAAAAAAGTTATTATTTTAACCCAACTGATTTTAGTGTTAACAAACAAGAAGTAGTACAGGAAGCTGAAAACAGAAGCATTCAAATTGCTTACCCGGAAAGAGTAGCTCATAAAGAAGCTAATTTACCATCATCGGTTGAAATTAAAACGGCTCAGCCTAAAGGAAAATCTGAAATCAATTTGAATTACAATTCGGTTTCCTTTAACGAAGAACTTTCTTTCCCATATAGCATTCCTGATGGTTATAAAAGAATAATAATTAAGTAA
- the atpB gene encoding F0F1 ATP synthase subunit A, whose amino-acid sequence MVILKRPLRFIIATFLACLPLVSFANQEVDSAQVKVEATHEVAAEGHHEGAHAEPTDLKSKIKAFIGHHVLDSHDFSLTQDDETGESWGFPLPVILWDNNELHVFSSAKFHHGKEVAESKGNFYAINHHDGKIYRTDASGTITEDEETGFPTNVRPIDFSITKTVVSIIAAALLMFFIFTNLAKSYAKNGGIASGVGRIFEPLVVYVRDEIAIPNIGEKKYKNYMSYLLTIFFFVLFLNIFGLTPLGINATGNLTITFSLAFLTFLITNLTANKNYWGHIFWMPGVPKPMRIILAPIELLGVFIKPFSLMIRLYANIFAGHIVLMSIIALMFIFKSWIGSPLSFGLAFALSILEILVAFLQAYIFTMLSALYFGAAVEEHHHEEGHH is encoded by the coding sequence ATGGTGATTTTAAAGAGACCACTTAGATTTATAATAGCAACATTTTTAGCGTGTCTTCCATTGGTAAGTTTTGCAAATCAAGAAGTTGATTCGGCACAAGTAAAGGTAGAAGCCACTCACGAAGTAGCAGCCGAGGGGCATCATGAAGGAGCTCATGCTGAACCAACAGATTTAAAATCTAAAATTAAAGCGTTCATTGGTCACCACGTTTTGGATTCTCATGATTTTTCATTAACTCAGGATGATGAGACAGGAGAAAGCTGGGGTTTTCCATTGCCTGTAATTTTATGGGACAATAATGAATTACACGTTTTTTCTTCTGCAAAATTCCATCACGGAAAAGAAGTAGCAGAATCTAAAGGTAACTTTTATGCTATCAATCATCATGATGGTAAAATTTACAGAACAGATGCTTCAGGAACAATTACTGAGGATGAAGAAACTGGTTTCCCGACTAATGTTCGTCCTATTGACTTTTCAATTACTAAAACAGTAGTTTCAATTATTGCTGCTGCTTTATTAATGTTTTTCATTTTTACTAATTTGGCTAAATCTTACGCTAAAAACGGAGGAATTGCTTCTGGAGTAGGTCGTATTTTTGAACCATTAGTAGTATATGTTCGTGACGAAATAGCTATCCCAAACATTGGTGAGAAAAAATATAAAAACTATATGAGTTATTTATTGACAATCTTCTTCTTTGTATTGTTCTTAAATATCTTCGGATTAACTCCACTAGGAATTAATGCTACTGGTAACTTAACAATTACTTTCTCGTTAGCATTTTTAACTTTCCTAATTACTAACTTAACAGCTAATAAAAACTATTGGGGACACATTTTCTGGATGCCGGGTGTGCCAAAACCAATGCGTATTATCTTAGCGCCAATTGAATTGTTAGGTGTTTTCATTAAACCTTTCTCATTAATGATACGTTTGTACGCAAATATTTTTGCAGGACACATTGTATTGATGAGTATTATCGCTTTAATGTTTATCTTTAAAAGCTGGATTGGAAGTCCGTTATCTTTTGGGTTAGCATTTGCACTTTCTATTCTTGAAATTTTAGTTGCATTCTTGCAGGCTTATATTTTCACAATGTTATCGGCACTTTATTTTGGTGCGGCTGTTGAAGAACACCACCACGAAGAAGGTCACCACTAA
- a CDS encoding AtpZ/AtpI family protein — translation METNPNDKKPGKWLALINIPIQMGVIIFLFAYLGDWLDENHPHPKIYYNKIFVMIGVFLALYNVIRQVNEINKDKE, via the coding sequence ATGGAAACGAATCCTAACGATAAAAAGCCTGGTAAATGGCTCGCTTTGATTAATATTCCCATACAAATGGGAGTAATCATTTTTTTGTTTGCATATTTAGGTGACTGGCTCGACGAAAATCATCCGCATCCTAAGATTTATTACAACAAAATATTTGTCATGATAGGGGTGTTCTTAGCATTGTATAATGTAATAAGGCAGGTTAACGAGATTAATAAAGATAAAGAATGA
- the atpG gene encoding ATP synthase F1 subunit gamma encodes MANLKEIRNRITSVSSTMQITSAMKMVSAAKLKKAQDAITAMRPYAEKLTELLQNLSATLEGGTGEEFTTQREVKKVLLVAITSNRGLCGAFNSNVIKEAKNRSEFYAGKQVDIFAIGKKGNDVLSKTNTVIENQSAVFDNLTFDNVAAIAETLTQKFVGGEYDRIELIYNQFKNAATQIVQTEQFLPLAPVKSDLNVAAGDYIFEPSKEEIVLTLIPKSLKTQLYKGIRDSFASEHGARMTAMHKATDNATELRNQLKLTYNKARQAAITNEILEIVGGAEALNG; translated from the coding sequence ATGGCAAATTTAAAGGAAATCCGTAATAGAATTACTTCCGTTTCATCTACGATGCAAATTACATCGGCGATGAAAATGGTATCTGCAGCCAAGCTTAAAAAAGCTCAGGATGCAATTACAGCCATGCGCCCTTATGCCGAAAAATTAACGGAATTATTACAAAATCTTTCTGCAACTCTTGAAGGAGGAACAGGAGAAGAATTTACTACACAACGTGAAGTGAAGAAAGTATTATTAGTAGCGATTACTTCTAACAGAGGTTTGTGTGGTGCTTTTAATTCGAATGTAATTAAGGAAGCTAAAAATCGTTCTGAGTTTTATGCTGGTAAACAAGTTGATATTTTTGCTATTGGTAAAAAAGGAAATGATGTTTTAAGTAAGACAAATACAGTAATTGAAAATCAAAGTGCTGTATTTGATAATTTAACTTTTGATAATGTTGCTGCTATTGCTGAAACATTAACTCAAAAATTTGTTGGTGGTGAGTATGACAGAATTGAATTGATTTATAACCAATTTAAAAATGCTGCTACTCAAATTGTTCAAACAGAACAATTTTTACCATTAGCTCCAGTGAAATCTGATTTGAATGTTGCAGCCGGAGATTATATCTTCGAACCATCTAAAGAAGAAATTGTATTGACCTTGATTCCTAAATCATTGAAAACACAATTGTACAAAGGAATCCGTGATTCATTTGCTTCTGAGCATGGTGCGCGTATGACTGCAATGCACAAAGCAACAGATAACGCTACTGAATTGAGAAATCAATTGAAATTAACATACAACAAAGCACGTCAAGCTGCAATTACTAACGAGATCTTAGAGATTGTTGGTGGAGCAGAAGCTTTGAATGGATAA
- the atpH gene encoding ATP synthase F1 subunit delta produces the protein MAGTRAAIRYAKAILSMADSIGVANEINNDMILIASTIKGNSELNAFIQSPTISVEVKENALLEVFANVNGVTKGFFHLLFENKRFEILEAIAVAYSELFDEANGLEVAIVTTAIPLDADLEAKVLAKIASLSDKKVTIENVVDPAIIGGFILRIGDKQYNASIANRLQVLKRELSN, from the coding sequence ATGGCAGGTACAAGAGCAGCAATTCGTTACGCAAAAGCGATTCTTAGTATGGCAGACTCAATAGGAGTTGCTAACGAGATTAATAACGATATGATTTTAATTGCTTCAACTATTAAAGGAAACTCTGAATTAAATGCGTTTATTCAAAGTCCAACAATAAGTGTTGAGGTAAAAGAAAATGCACTATTGGAAGTTTTTGCTAATGTTAATGGCGTTACTAAAGGTTTCTTTCATTTATTATTTGAAAATAAAAGATTTGAAATCCTTGAAGCTATTGCAGTAGCATATTCTGAATTATTTGATGAGGCTAATGGTTTAGAAGTAGCTATAGTAACTACTGCTATCCCTTTGGATGCTGATTTAGAAGCTAAAGTTTTGGCTAAAATTGCATCTTTGTCAGATAAAAAAGTAACAATTGAAAATGTAGTAGATCCTGCTATCATTGGAGGATTTATTTTAAGAATAGGCGATAAGCAATACAATGCTTCAATTGCTAACAGATTACAAGTATTAAAAAGAGAATTAAGTAACTAG
- a CDS encoding bactofilin family protein: protein MFNKKEKPYTELLGKTNRIVEGTIIKGDIISKADFRLDGELIGNFQSMGKLVIGPTGSVTGDVSCKNADIEGKFNGTIIVAELLNIKSKASIQGDVTVGKLAVEPGADFSASCTMKESQNISSDGNES, encoded by the coding sequence ATGTTTAATAAAAAAGAAAAACCCTATACCGAGCTTTTAGGTAAAACTAATAGAATCGTTGAAGGAACCATTATAAAAGGAGATATTATTTCGAAGGCTGATTTTAGATTAGATGGCGAATTAATAGGGAATTTTCAATCTATGGGTAAGTTAGTTATAGGCCCTACAGGAAGTGTTACGGGAGATGTTAGTTGTAAAAATGCTGATATTGAAGGGAAATTTAACGGAACAATTATAGTAGCCGAATTATTAAATATTAAATCCAAAGCAAGTATTCAGGGCGATGTTACCGTGGGAAAATTAGCAGTAGAACCAGGAGCCGATTTTTCTGCCTCCTGTACAATGAAAGAAAGTCAAAACATATCAAGTGATGGAAACGAATCCTAA
- the dut gene encoding dUTP diphosphatase encodes MKINIINKSQHALPGYETIASAGMDLRANLTESIMLQPLERTIVKTGLFIELPIGYEAQVRPRSGLAFKNGITVLNSPGTVDADYRGEIGVILVNLSNQAFEIQNGERIAQLIIAKHERAEWEEVIELTETSRGAGGFGSTGVK; translated from the coding sequence ATGAAAATAAATATTATCAATAAATCACAACATGCCTTGCCTGGTTATGAAACTATAGCTTCGGCAGGAATGGATTTAAGAGCTAATTTAACCGAATCGATAATGCTACAACCTTTAGAAAGAACCATCGTTAAAACAGGTCTTTTTATCGAATTGCCGATAGGTTACGAAGCGCAGGTGCGACCAAGAAGCGGATTGGCATTTAAAAATGGAATTACCGTATTGAACAGTCCCGGAACCGTTGATGCAGATTACCGTGGAGAAATTGGAGTAATTTTAGTTAATTTATCCAATCAGGCTTTTGAAATTCAAAATGGAGAGCGCATTGCTCAACTCATCATAGCCAAACACGAACGTGCCGAATGGGAAGAAGTCATTGAATTGACTGAAACGTCTAGAGGAGCAGGAGGTTTTGGGAGTACAGGCGTAAAATAG